In a single window of the Sorangium aterium genome:
- a CDS encoding MbnP family copper-binding protein: MARVTLLVVACLAALSGCGGSDEDVVSKTFALRFAAKVGDRPFSCTDTFDGVGTTGSSVNALDFRMYVYDVRLVHGDGSEEPLSLEQDGQWQRDKIAFLDFEDGTGSCETGSPETRTEVVGTAPAGDYAGVRFNVGLPPEMNHLDAATAPAPLNIPGMWWSWKGGYKFVRLDLISTMNSTYFFHLGGTKCEGTVSEGYSCAADNLAEIRIDGVDPDSSTIVFDIARFYAESDLDHQVDGETDRTSGCMSFEGDPECPPVFKALGMGFDGVNPSAAQTAFRVE; this comes from the coding sequence ATGGCTCGTGTCACGCTCCTCGTCGTGGCCTGTCTCGCGGCTCTGAGCGGGTGCGGCGGGAGCGATGAGGACGTCGTCTCGAAGACGTTCGCGCTGCGCTTCGCCGCCAAGGTCGGCGACAGGCCGTTCTCCTGCACCGACACCTTCGATGGAGTCGGCACGACCGGATCGTCGGTGAATGCGCTCGATTTTCGCATGTACGTCTACGACGTGCGGCTCGTTCACGGGGACGGGTCCGAGGAGCCCCTCTCGCTCGAGCAGGATGGCCAGTGGCAGCGCGACAAGATCGCGTTCCTCGACTTCGAGGACGGCACGGGCTCCTGCGAGACCGGCAGCCCGGAGACGAGGACCGAGGTCGTCGGCACTGCCCCCGCCGGCGATTACGCTGGTGTCAGGTTCAACGTGGGCTTGCCCCCGGAGATGAACCACCTGGACGCGGCGACGGCCCCGGCGCCACTGAACATTCCCGGTATGTGGTGGTCGTGGAAGGGCGGCTACAAGTTCGTGCGCCTCGACCTCATCTCGACGATGAACTCGACGTACTTCTTCCACCTCGGGGGTACGAAGTGCGAGGGTACCGTGAGCGAGGGTTACTCGTGCGCCGCTGACAACCTCGCCGAGATACGTATCGACGGGGTCGACCCGGATTCGAGCACCATCGTTTTTGATATCGCCAGATTCTATGCCGAGTCCGATCTCGACCACCAGGTCGACGGCGAGACGGATCGCACCTCCGGTTGCATGTCCTTCGAGGGCGACCCAGAATGCCCGCCCGTCTTCAAGGCGCTCGGAATGGGCTTCGATGGCGTGAACCCGTCCGCTGCGCAGACCGCCTTCCGGGTGGAGTGA
- a CDS encoding c-type cytochrome codes for MNPTPIPRDIPLPLPASQGLLEGLLVIAFIAHILFVNLMVGGSLLVLGFEIRGLRDRDFDKLARALAATVTVNKSLAVVLGVAPLLLINVLYTIHFYTANALTGTAWILLIPAIATTFLLLYLHKYTWDRLETQKGLHIAILGLAVALFLVIPLVFLANVNLMMFPERWTGVRGFFSSLLLPNVFPRYFHFLCASLILTSLFGVWYFGRSKFPAEETFERLTRPRLRRIFYSVAFAVSLAQFIVGPLVLFTLPSKGFHVSVVTPILIGAGVAVPAVWMMWKELSVSEPHGKRLPLIVGYISLTVFCMAFGRHMYRGVALAEHRAEMQEVTRRWVDDSAQAAYDLRVGRERAAAGVSDGQHLFHNTCGACHGVDRRIVGPPLTEIAQIYAGNPNGIVTWARAPGKKRADAPQMPPFASLGDERLRQIAEYMLETGAAAR; via the coding sequence ATGAACCCGACACCGATCCCGAGAGACATTCCCCTCCCGCTCCCAGCAAGTCAGGGACTGCTGGAGGGGCTGCTCGTCATTGCCTTCATCGCCCACATTCTCTTCGTCAACCTGATGGTGGGCGGCTCGCTTCTCGTGCTCGGCTTCGAGATCCGCGGCCTTCGTGACCGCGACTTCGACAAGCTCGCACGCGCGCTCGCGGCGACCGTCACGGTCAACAAGAGCCTCGCCGTGGTGCTCGGCGTCGCGCCGCTCCTCCTCATCAACGTTCTGTACACGATCCACTTCTACACCGCGAACGCGCTCACGGGTACGGCGTGGATCCTGTTGATCCCGGCGATCGCGACGACGTTCCTTCTCCTCTACCTCCACAAGTACACGTGGGATCGGCTCGAGACACAGAAGGGGCTTCATATCGCGATCCTCGGACTCGCGGTAGCGCTTTTTCTCGTCATCCCGCTCGTGTTCTTGGCGAATGTGAACCTGATGATGTTCCCGGAGCGCTGGACTGGGGTTCGAGGTTTTTTCAGCTCGCTTCTGCTACCGAACGTCTTCCCTCGATACTTTCACTTCCTCTGCGCGTCACTCATCCTGACGAGCCTCTTCGGAGTCTGGTACTTCGGCCGGAGCAAGTTTCCAGCCGAGGAGACCTTCGAGCGGCTCACGCGACCGCGGCTTCGGCGCATCTTCTACTCCGTCGCGTTCGCCGTCTCGCTGGCGCAGTTCATCGTCGGGCCGCTCGTGCTATTCACGCTCCCTTCGAAGGGCTTCCACGTGTCGGTCGTAACCCCCATCCTGATCGGCGCTGGCGTTGCGGTCCCCGCGGTCTGGATGATGTGGAAAGAGCTGTCGGTCTCCGAGCCGCACGGCAAACGTCTGCCGCTCATCGTCGGGTACATCTCGCTCACCGTGTTTTGCATGGCCTTCGGTCGACACATGTACCGGGGCGTCGCTCTCGCCGAGCATCGAGCTGAAATGCAGGAGGTGACTCGCCGGTGGGTCGATGACTCGGCCCAAGCGGCGTACGATCTTCGCGTGGGACGTGAGCGCGCCGCCGCGGGCGTCAGCGATGGGCAACATCTCTTCCACAACACCTGCGGCGCCTGTCACGGCGTCGACCGTCGGATCGTCGGGCCGCCGCTCACCGAGATCGCTCAGATCTACGCAGGCAACCCGAACGGCATCGTGACGTGGGCCCGGGCACCCGGGAAGAAGCGCGCTGATGCGCCTCAGATGCCACCGTTCGCCTCGCTCGGAGACGAGCGCCTCCGGCAGATCGCCGAGTACATGCTGGAGACCGGGGCAGCGGCGCGTTGA
- a CDS encoding TetR/AcrR family transcriptional regulator, translating into MAVARQNGVARREALLDAALRCFEQRGLLRTGIEDVRKEAGASPSSVYHLFEDFPALVAALLERTFERLVGYVTARVLDARTARSAVRALVEAHLTWVFDHEAEARFMYQALALELDGHHRAALRETKARLKAETVAHLSELGVLSGACSSEAMVDVVLLGPAHQACRAYLSGSGAVDPTWMKETLPELACAAMGKVDPAQPAARTGRRAGGGEPRQQAGGRRKGKLEIG; encoded by the coding sequence ATGGCCGTGGCTCGACAGAACGGCGTGGCCCGCCGGGAGGCGCTGCTGGACGCGGCGCTCCGCTGCTTCGAGCAGCGGGGCCTCTTGCGCACAGGCATCGAGGACGTCCGCAAGGAGGCGGGCGCGAGCCCTTCGAGCGTGTACCACCTCTTCGAGGACTTCCCGGCGCTGGTGGCGGCGCTGCTGGAGCGGACCTTCGAGCGGCTGGTGGGGTACGTGACCGCGCGCGTGCTCGACGCGAGGACGGCGCGCTCGGCGGTGCGGGCGCTGGTGGAGGCGCACTTGACCTGGGTGTTCGACCACGAGGCCGAGGCGCGCTTCATGTACCAGGCGCTCGCGCTGGAGCTCGACGGGCATCACCGCGCCGCGCTCCGGGAGACCAAGGCGCGGCTCAAGGCGGAGACGGTCGCGCACCTCTCGGAGCTCGGCGTCCTCTCCGGGGCGTGCTCGTCCGAGGCGATGGTCGACGTCGTGCTGCTCGGGCCGGCGCATCAGGCCTGCCGCGCCTACCTCTCCGGTTCAGGCGCCGTGGACCCCACGTGGATGAAGGAGACCCTGCCCGAGCTCGCATGCGCAGCGATGGGCAAGGTCGACCCGGCGCAACCGGCGGCACGGACAGGGCGGCGCGCCGGTGGCGGGGAGCCGCGTCAGCAGGCCGGCGGGAGACGGAAAGGCAAGCTCGAGATCGGCTAG
- a CDS encoding methanobactin export MATE transporter MbnM, translating to MSQRTAPHSAGVIRASTSAALVALAAASCGSETEATLPVDSYELALPVGFPKPWVPPDNPMSEAKVALGRALFFDERLSGNGTMACASCHERDRGFADGKPTPTGSTGDAIPRNAMGLANVAYFPLLTWGNPTLSSLEEQALVPMFGENPVELGITGAEDVVLDRLRNDEAYNAAFVAAFPGESEPITFDTVVKAIATFERTLLSGRSAYDRYTYGGEAGAMSDAALRGMDLFFSERLECYHCHSGINLTTAFRSAETKQAEMDFHNTGLYNLGSDGDYPPGGEGLFEFTGDPADKGKFRVPSLRNVELTAPYMHDGSVATLEEVVDHYAAGGRTIDDGPFAGVGSENPNKSTLVRAFTITPEEKADVVAFMKSLTDPEFAAVVDGAPAP from the coding sequence GTGTCACAACGAACAGCGCCGCATTCTGCTGGAGTGATCCGCGCGAGCACGTCGGCGGCGCTCGTCGCGCTCGCGGCGGCGTCATGTGGGAGCGAGACGGAAGCGACCTTGCCGGTCGACAGCTACGAGCTCGCCTTGCCGGTCGGCTTCCCGAAGCCGTGGGTGCCGCCCGACAACCCGATGAGCGAGGCGAAGGTCGCGCTCGGGCGCGCCCTGTTCTTCGACGAGCGCCTGTCGGGCAACGGGACCATGGCGTGCGCCTCGTGTCACGAGCGCGACAGGGGGTTTGCCGACGGCAAGCCTACCCCGACAGGCTCGACAGGGGACGCGATCCCGCGCAACGCGATGGGGCTGGCCAACGTCGCCTATTTCCCGCTGCTCACGTGGGGCAACCCCACGCTGTCGTCGCTCGAGGAGCAAGCGCTCGTCCCGATGTTCGGCGAGAACCCGGTCGAGCTCGGGATCACCGGGGCCGAGGACGTCGTTCTCGACCGGCTCCGCAACGATGAGGCGTACAACGCCGCGTTCGTCGCCGCCTTCCCCGGCGAGAGCGAGCCGATCACGTTCGATACCGTCGTGAAGGCGATCGCGACGTTCGAGAGGACGCTCCTCTCCGGGCGCTCCGCGTACGATCGTTATACCTACGGCGGAGAGGCGGGAGCGATGTCCGACGCGGCGTTGCGCGGCATGGACCTCTTCTTCTCCGAGCGGCTCGAGTGTTATCACTGCCACAGCGGGATCAACCTCACGACCGCCTTCCGGAGCGCCGAGACGAAGCAGGCGGAGATGGATTTCCACAACACCGGCCTCTACAACCTCGGCTCGGACGGGGACTATCCGCCCGGCGGAGAGGGGCTGTTCGAGTTCACCGGCGACCCGGCGGACAAGGGGAAATTCCGCGTGCCTTCGCTGCGCAACGTGGAGCTGACGGCGCCTTACATGCACGACGGGAGCGTGGCCACCCTGGAGGAGGTCGTCGACCACTATGCCGCAGGAGGCAGGACCATCGACGACGGGCCGTTCGCAGGCGTGGGCAGCGAGAACCCGAACAAGAGCACGCTCGTCAGGGCTTTCACCATCACGCCGGAGGAGAAGGCGGACGTCGTGGCCTTCATGAAGAGCTTGACCGATCCGGAGTTCGCAGCCGTGGTGGACGGCGCGCCGGCGCCGTAG
- a CDS encoding sigma-70 family RNA polymerase sigma factor, with the protein MLSLLGRLGVPRCHRTDVAGQVWLTAWESWPRFDPKRGRPERWLNAITVHVASHYHERMRRRREELVDLIELADPAPDAFAAMESDSIRTGTIDAVNELDPKLRFVLVAHDLDGIPMAQVAEGAGLPLSTLYKRRAKAIGALRDIIELRVTTEDLARTVKSR; encoded by the coding sequence GTGCTGAGCTTGCTGGGGAGGCTGGGGGTCCCACGGTGCCATCGTACCGACGTGGCAGGGCAGGTCTGGCTCACCGCCTGGGAGAGCTGGCCCAGGTTCGATCCGAAGCGCGGCAGGCCGGAACGCTGGTTGAACGCGATCACCGTACACGTTGCCTCGCACTATCACGAGCGTATGCGGCGCCGCAGGGAGGAGCTTGTCGATTTGATCGAACTCGCCGATCCCGCGCCGGATGCCTTCGCCGCGATGGAATCCGACAGCATCAGAACGGGCACCATCGACGCGGTGAACGAGCTCGATCCGAAGCTGCGCTTTGTTCTCGTGGCACACGATCTGGATGGGATCCCGATGGCCCAGGTGGCGGAAGGCGCGGGGCTACCTCTCTCTACGCTCTACAAGCGGCGCGCGAAGGCCATCGGCGCGCTGCGCGACATCATCGAACTCCGGGTAACCACGGAGGATTTGGCCCGGACAGTGAAGTCGCGATGA
- a CDS encoding RNA polymerase sigma factor, with amino-acid sequence MGKPAGTFSSFELFRRLARRFRVPARDAEDVAQDALLRGLDAEGRIEAGGDPAPYRVTIAANQARDHVRSARRRREVLTPSDDPELHDEHPTPEELLRWRQREALVRELIDGVEPKYRGILIKHDLEEIPLTQIAAELGLHPDAVKTLHRRAREQLEEAAQRRRAKQRSRGWDETPCVVPFGLTPRQGWIGSLLRWSWRLLAQGAGVVLMSAMVAAVTSSSTLQSWVRSALDDGWPALTGPASASLPAERRAGQAGTSSASPAAQAAALPVVRGAGQDGAGATTTPAPLVTAAPHASSSTTHAQPAISARERSLISQARTAIEAHSPEADLEAHRLLEAHAEEFPRGRLAAEREEMLRQLR; translated from the coding sequence ATGGGCAAGCCAGCGGGGACCTTCAGCAGCTTCGAGCTCTTCCGGCGCCTGGCGAGGCGCTTCCGCGTCCCGGCTCGCGATGCCGAGGACGTCGCGCAGGACGCGCTGCTCCGGGGGCTCGACGCCGAGGGGCGGATCGAGGCAGGCGGGGACCCGGCGCCTTACCGCGTCACGATCGCGGCCAACCAGGCGCGCGACCATGTTCGAAGCGCGCGCCGCCGGCGAGAGGTGCTGACGCCGTCGGACGACCCCGAGCTCCACGACGAGCACCCCACGCCGGAAGAGCTGCTCAGGTGGCGCCAGCGGGAAGCCCTGGTGCGCGAGCTCATCGACGGTGTCGAGCCGAAGTACCGGGGCATCTTGATCAAGCATGACCTCGAGGAGATCCCGCTGACCCAGATCGCCGCGGAGCTTGGGCTTCACCCTGACGCCGTGAAGACGCTGCACCGTCGAGCCCGCGAGCAGCTGGAGGAGGCGGCGCAACGCCGGAGGGCGAAGCAACGCTCGCGCGGATGGGACGAGACCCCCTGCGTCGTTCCGTTCGGGCTCACTCCACGCCAGGGGTGGATCGGCTCCCTGCTCCGCTGGAGTTGGAGGCTCCTGGCGCAGGGGGCGGGCGTCGTGCTCATGAGCGCCATGGTCGCTGCCGTGACCTCCTCGTCCACGCTGCAGTCGTGGGTTCGATCGGCTCTCGATGACGGGTGGCCCGCGCTGACGGGGCCGGCCTCCGCGTCGCTCCCCGCGGAGCGCCGCGCCGGGCAGGCGGGGACGTCCTCCGCATCGCCCGCAGCCCAGGCCGCTGCGCTCCCCGTGGTGCGCGGCGCCGGACAGGATGGCGCCGGTGCGACCACGACGCCCGCACCGTTAGTAACGGCTGCTCCGCATGCGTCGTCCTCGACGACGCACGCGCAGCCGGCGATCAGCGCGCGCGAGAGGAGCCTGATCAGCCAGGCCCGGACGGCCATCGAGGCTCACAGCCCAGAGGCGGACCTCGAGGCGCACCGGCTCCTCGAGGCACATGCGGAGGAGTTCCCGCGCGGTCGGCTCGCGGCCGAGCGCGAAGAGATGCTCAGGCAGCTTCGCTGA
- a CDS encoding SCO family protein → MTHCSTCTARPNVARMPHEVLSPSTSSSSRPSLAGVGAPVRRRGRLRPVQIGLCVSALAGIALLGVRSRVREAPASPPVLGEMPAFSMTDQDARPVTRESLREQTLIVDFFYASCPVSCPRLSAQMAAFQERIAQRSAARGQALPIHLISITLDPENDTPDVLRSYAARYSSGRGAWSFLSGRSEELNRVVVKGFKIRFERADPSAGLGAIMHGEWFVLVDGLGRIRGYYQIGDEERMNELVRDAERLASKELT, encoded by the coding sequence GTGACGCATTGCTCGACCTGCACGGCGCGACCTAATGTCGCGCGCATGCCGCACGAGGTTCTCTCCCCCTCCACATCTTCATCTTCGCGGCCATCGCTGGCAGGTGTCGGAGCGCCGGTTCGCCGGCGCGGCCGCCTGCGCCCGGTGCAGATCGGGCTCTGCGTCTCTGCGCTCGCGGGGATCGCGCTCCTCGGCGTGCGGTCGCGCGTGCGCGAGGCGCCCGCCTCGCCGCCCGTGCTCGGCGAGATGCCGGCGTTCTCGATGACGGATCAGGACGCTCGTCCCGTCACGCGGGAGTCGCTCCGCGAGCAGACGCTGATCGTCGACTTCTTCTATGCGAGCTGTCCCGTGTCCTGCCCGAGGCTGTCGGCGCAGATGGCGGCGTTCCAGGAGCGGATCGCCCAGCGCAGCGCGGCGCGCGGACAGGCGCTCCCCATCCACCTCATCTCGATCACGCTGGACCCGGAGAACGACACACCCGACGTGCTGCGCTCGTACGCGGCGCGCTACAGCAGCGGCCGTGGTGCCTGGTCGTTCCTCTCCGGTCGGAGCGAGGAGCTGAATCGCGTGGTGGTGAAGGGGTTCAAGATCCGCTTCGAGCGAGCCGACCCGTCGGCCGGGCTCGGCGCGATCATGCACGGCGAATGGTTCGTCCTGGTCGATGGGCTCGGTCGCATTCGTGGCTACTATCAAATCGGCGATGAAGAACGAATGAACGAGCTCGTCCGCGACGCGGAGCGATTGGCCTCGAAGGAGCTGACATGA
- a CDS encoding copper-binding protein, whose translation MSRSMCSRLGAVHLARSLLLGAAIATSLTVACSKASTAAPRVHHATGAVRSLGPGRAYVNIAHDDIPGYMSAMTMSFEPQGPSQLDGIEVGDRIAFDFYETEDARRVLTRVEKRR comes from the coding sequence ATGAGCCGATCGATGTGCTCTCGCCTCGGCGCCGTTCATCTCGCGCGGTCCCTGCTGCTCGGGGCGGCGATCGCAACGAGCCTCACGGTCGCGTGCTCGAAAGCGTCCACCGCCGCTCCGCGTGTCCACCACGCGACGGGCGCCGTCCGCTCGCTCGGCCCTGGGCGGGCCTATGTCAACATCGCGCACGACGACATCCCGGGCTACATGAGCGCGATGACGATGTCGTTCGAGCCCCAGGGCCCGTCGCAGCTCGACGGTATCGAGGTCGGCGACCGTATCGCGTTCGATTTCTACGAGACGGAGGACGCCCGCCGTGTCCTTACGCGGGTCGAAAAGCGCAGGTGA
- a CDS encoding SDR family NAD(P)-dependent oxidoreductase, giving the protein MDLGLEKRGALVTGGSQGIGKEVALQLAAEGARVALTYRSEREKAREVVQEIERRGGEALALELDLGSVESAKGAVAATLARFGQIDVLVNNAVRWSERLPWEAPRFEDIPLAEWQGVIHDNIDGAFAAIQAAVPSMRARGWGRIVNIFSGVALDGVVGAGPYAAAKAALHGLTSVLARELGPHGILANVVAPGLTLTDKVSAHVSPEFVAQRGKAYPVGRLLRPEEVASTIVFLCSAANTAVTGEIVRASGGRPM; this is encoded by the coding sequence ATGGATCTGGGGCTGGAGAAGAGAGGCGCGCTGGTGACCGGTGGCTCGCAGGGGATCGGCAAGGAGGTGGCGTTGCAGCTCGCGGCCGAGGGGGCCCGCGTGGCGCTCACCTACCGGAGCGAGCGGGAGAAGGCCCGAGAGGTCGTGCAGGAGATCGAGCGGCGAGGCGGCGAGGCGCTCGCGCTGGAGCTCGACCTCGGATCGGTCGAGTCGGCCAAGGGGGCGGTCGCGGCCACGCTGGCGCGCTTCGGGCAGATCGATGTGCTCGTCAACAACGCTGTCCGATGGAGCGAGCGCCTGCCCTGGGAAGCGCCGCGCTTCGAGGACATCCCGCTCGCGGAGTGGCAGGGCGTCATCCACGACAACATCGACGGCGCCTTCGCCGCGATCCAGGCCGCGGTGCCCTCGATGCGCGCGCGCGGATGGGGGCGGATCGTCAACATCTTCTCGGGCGTGGCGCTCGACGGGGTGGTAGGCGCAGGGCCGTACGCCGCCGCCAAGGCGGCGCTCCACGGGCTCACGTCCGTGCTCGCGCGCGAGCTCGGGCCGCACGGGATCTTGGCCAACGTGGTGGCGCCGGGCTTGACGCTGACCGACAAGGTGAGCGCGCATGTATCACCGGAGTTCGTCGCGCAGCGCGGGAAGGCCTATCCCGTGGGGCGGCTGCTGCGGCCGGAGGAGGTGGCGTCAACGATCGTGTTCCTGTGCTCGGCGGCGAACACCGCGGTCACGGGGGAGATCGTCCGCGCGAGCGGGGGCCGACCGATGTAA
- a CDS encoding deoxyhypusine synthase family protein has protein sequence MAVTKSASTTLPLLSFVLRNYKNFNARATRDALLAYWEHIERGGKMFWAVAGAMSSAQLGITLAPAIRAGLIHGMSVTGANLEESLFRLVAHDGYRDFPDYRYFTKQDDTRILDNRMRRVTDTSIPEDEAFRAVEKHIVPRWERATASGERRFWHEYFYELVRAVEPALHRGPPEECWLLAAAEAGLPLVVPGHEDSTFGNIFASYVKRGECSASIVKSGIEYMAELYDQYRALSAGAGVGFFQIGGGIAGDFPICVVPSLKYDLDEPARPWAYFCQISDSTTSYGSYSGATPNEKITWDKLTADTPMFVIESDATIVAPLLLGALLECKRHPAEARAIIEARGA, from the coding sequence ATGGCTGTGACGAAGTCGGCATCGACGACGCTGCCCCTCCTCTCGTTCGTTCTCCGCAACTACAAGAATTTCAACGCCCGCGCGACGCGCGACGCGCTCCTCGCGTACTGGGAGCACATCGAGCGCGGGGGGAAGATGTTCTGGGCCGTGGCCGGAGCCATGTCTTCGGCCCAGCTCGGCATCACGCTGGCGCCGGCCATCCGTGCCGGCCTGATCCATGGCATGTCCGTGACCGGCGCCAACCTGGAGGAGTCGCTGTTTCGCCTCGTGGCGCACGACGGCTACCGTGACTTCCCCGACTACCGTTACTTCACCAAGCAGGACGACACGCGGATCCTCGACAACCGGATGCGGCGCGTGACCGACACAAGCATCCCCGAGGACGAGGCCTTCCGCGCGGTGGAAAAGCACATCGTCCCCAGGTGGGAGCGGGCGACGGCGAGCGGCGAGCGCCGCTTCTGGCACGAGTACTTCTACGAGCTGGTCCGGGCGGTCGAGCCCGCGCTCCACCGTGGACCGCCCGAGGAGTGCTGGTTGCTCGCCGCCGCGGAGGCCGGGCTGCCGCTGGTCGTCCCGGGCCACGAGGACTCGACCTTCGGCAACATCTTCGCGTCCTACGTGAAGCGGGGCGAGTGCAGCGCGAGCATCGTGAAGTCAGGCATCGAGTACATGGCCGAGCTCTACGATCAGTACCGCGCGCTCAGCGCAGGCGCGGGCGTGGGGTTCTTCCAGATCGGCGGGGGGATCGCGGGAGACTTCCCCATCTGCGTTGTGCCGTCGCTCAAGTACGATCTCGACGAACCGGCCCGGCCCTGGGCCTACTTCTGCCAGATCTCCGACTCGACAACGTCCTACGGCTCGTACTCCGGCGCCACGCCCAACGAGAAGATCACCTGGGACAAGCTGACCGCGGACACGCCGATGTTCGTGATCGAGTCGGACGCCACCATCGTGGCGCCGCTCCTGCTGGGAGCGCTGCTCGAGTGCAAGCGCCACCCGGCCGAGGCTCGGGCCATCATCGAGGCGCGCGGCGCGTGA
- a CDS encoding cytochrome c-type biogenesis protein, producing the protein MSQREHRGAANDSVRSPHGARDVSSPLRVRSPRSWRWRRAVALAAAVAGVALSARAEPAPPSQAASELVDSTPAPGERALAARLLAPCCWDQTLDVHESEVARDLRREIHARLRRGEAADAIEQDLVVRYGERLRAAPSSGTLGQVALGLMLGIAVTFLGLFALLRSWRSNAAQAAPSGGTLAAARDEYDERLDDELRERDA; encoded by the coding sequence ATGAGCCAGCGAGAGCACCGCGGCGCTGCGAATGACTCGGTCCGTTCCCCTCACGGCGCGCGCGACGTGAGTTCGCCTCTGCGTGTCCGATCGCCGCGGAGTTGGCGCTGGCGCCGCGCGGTGGCGCTGGCCGCCGCCGTCGCGGGCGTGGCGCTCAGCGCTAGGGCCGAGCCCGCGCCGCCCAGCCAGGCCGCCTCCGAGCTCGTCGACTCGACCCCGGCGCCTGGCGAGAGGGCGCTTGCAGCGCGTCTGCTCGCGCCTTGTTGCTGGGATCAGACGCTCGATGTCCACGAATCGGAGGTGGCACGCGATCTTCGTCGCGAGATCCACGCGCGCCTCCGTCGGGGCGAGGCGGCCGACGCCATCGAGCAGGACCTCGTTGTGCGTTACGGCGAACGCCTCCGCGCGGCGCCCTCGTCGGGCACGCTCGGCCAGGTCGCGCTGGGATTGATGCTGGGCATCGCGGTGACCTTCCTCGGGCTCTTTGCCCTGCTGCGATCGTGGCGGAGCAACGCAGCGCAGGCCGCTCCGTCCGGAGGCACCCTTGCGGCTGCGCGCGACGAGTACGACGAGCGCCTCGACGACGAGCTCCGGGAGCGCGACGCGTGA
- a CDS encoding carboxypeptidase-like regulatory domain-containing protein — MYLLGTGTCLLAPLLVCALAGCGASDEGMDGPSDAEILPGDPRFERDPALDVENISAAAEKRSHNMGQNCFGCHQPHGPGKGIFTTAGTVYAPSGAPVTGGAVELRTAGGGEGDLVLSVAIDGNGNFFTTEPLPFPDQALFFFLRSQDGEGTNEMPFPTISGACNLCHNEQRRILLE; from the coding sequence ATGTACCTCCTTGGAACAGGGACCTGCCTGCTCGCGCCGCTCTTGGTCTGTGCGCTTGCCGGCTGCGGTGCCTCCGACGAGGGCATGGATGGCCCGAGCGACGCGGAGATCCTCCCGGGCGACCCTCGCTTCGAGCGCGATCCGGCGCTCGACGTGGAGAACATCAGCGCCGCTGCGGAGAAGCGCAGCCACAACATGGGGCAGAACTGCTTCGGCTGCCATCAGCCCCACGGGCCTGGCAAGGGGATCTTCACCACGGCCGGGACGGTATACGCGCCGTCGGGCGCGCCGGTGACAGGCGGAGCGGTCGAGCTCCGCACGGCCGGCGGAGGCGAGGGAGATCTCGTGCTCTCCGTTGCCATTGACGGGAACGGGAACTTCTTCACGACCGAGCCGCTGCCCTTCCCGGACCAAGCGCTGTTCTTCTTCCTCCGGTCCCAAGACGGCGAGGGGACCAACGAGATGCCGTTTCCAACCATCTCTGGAGCGTGTAACCTGTGTCACAACGAACAGCGCCGCATTCTGCTGGAGTGA